The genomic region GCCTGTCCGGCGCCCGGTCAGCCGGCCAGCCGGAGGGTGGCCAGGTAGTACGGGGCGTCGCGGTCGTCCACATCGGTGAGCCGCCAGGCGCTGCCCCGGACCAGCTCGGCGAACTCGTCGGGCGAGCAGACCAGGTAGTCGAACCAGTCGGTGGCCAGCTCGCGGTAGCGCAGTCGCAGCCGCAGCTGCCCGCCGAGCCGGCCCCGGCGGCGGTTGCGCTCGTGGTAGCCCGTGTGCACCGGATCCCGGGTGCCGTACGGGTTGGTGCCGTGCGCGATGATCTGCGCTCCCGGGCGGGCCAGGGCGGCGAGCGCGGCCAGCAGCGCCGGTGCCCGGTCCCGCCCCTCGAAGAGGCCGAGGTTGTTGCCGAGCAGCAGGAAGGTGTCGTAGCGGGGGCCGTCGGCGACGTGCTCGTCCACCGTGCCGTGCACCAAGCGGCGTACGCCCCGGCGCCGGCACACGTCCAGCGCACCGGCCGAGGTGTCCAGCCCGGTGACCGGTACGCCGCGCTCCTGGAGCACCAGCGCGATCCGGCCGGCGCCGACCCCGATGTCCAGCGTCTCGCCCCGGGCCCGGTCCACCGCCCGGTGGTCGTACGGCTGCCACTGCGCCGGCCCGTCGAGGTAGTGGGCGGCCGGCGCGCCGTTGATCAGCCCGTCGTCACGTTCGATGATCTCGATGACCGGCCGGGGCAGGCGCCCGCCGACCATCGGCCGGGGACCGACCCCGGTGCCCACGGCGAGCGTGTCCCGCAGCAGCTCACCGACCACATCGCCGATCCGCGGCGCGCCCGTCATGCGCTTTACGCTATCCGGCCGGTCAGTCAGCCGCTCGGTCGTATCCTGACGGCGTGGCCACCTTGGACCGCCTGTCGGCGGAGAAGTACATCCTGCTGACGACCTTCCGACAGGACGGTCGATCGGTGCCGACCCCGGTCTGGGCGGTCCGGGACGGGGACGGGCTGGCGGTGTGGACGGCCGCCGACTCCGGCAAGGTCAAGCGGATCCGCAACAACGGC from Micromonospora sp. WMMD812 harbors:
- a CDS encoding methyltransferase domain-containing protein; translation: MTGAPRIGDVVGELLRDTLAVGTGVGPRPMVGGRLPRPVIEIIERDDGLINGAPAAHYLDGPAQWQPYDHRAVDRARGETLDIGVGAGRIALVLQERGVPVTGLDTSAGALDVCRRRGVRRLVHGTVDEHVADGPRYDTFLLLGNNLGLFEGRDRAPALLAALAALARPGAQIIAHGTNPYGTRDPVHTGYHERNRRRGRLGGQLRLRLRYRELATDWFDYLVCSPDEFAELVRGSAWRLTDVDDRDAPYYLATLRLAG